A section of the Paenibacillus aurantius genome encodes:
- a CDS encoding pyridoxal-phosphate dependent enzyme: MHYDAPSAGWQDEGQSGIWKYQELLPPVPLNRRVYLGEGATPLIRSVSLEKRLGLGELYFKYEGSNPTGSYKDRIAAMGISWALAHGRKACIGTTSGNAGAAVAAYAARAGLPYHLFVLEHMAQTKLAQVLVHNAQVRRVAGFGTSPEVGDTVFSRIFEAAGLKDWEVMITAFRYNPYAMEGVKTISFELAEQLQNVPTQVYTAAGGAGLFVGVWKGFEELFRHGLLSAKPHMVAVQSAGCSNLVRAYEAGAEQPAPGASTSQISGLQVPNPPDGKVALSLMKKGDGSSLAVEDEAIWEVQRQLAEEEGIFCEPAGAVSVAGMMKALQGKEGNRSQRVVCVISGAGFKDSARLSAMTADKPVPLLPADGLDI; the protein is encoded by the coding sequence ATGCATTATGATGCCCCCTCCGCAGGCTGGCAGGACGAAGGGCAATCAGGCATTTGGAAGTACCAGGAGCTTCTGCCCCCTGTGCCGCTTAACCGCCGGGTCTATTTGGGGGAAGGGGCAACTCCTCTTATCCGAAGCGTTTCGCTGGAGAAACGGCTGGGGCTCGGGGAGCTGTATTTTAAATATGAAGGAAGCAACCCTACAGGTTCTTATAAGGACCGAATCGCCGCCATGGGCATTTCCTGGGCGCTGGCCCATGGCCGTAAGGCCTGCATCGGCACTACCTCGGGCAATGCCGGAGCCGCCGTGGCCGCCTATGCCGCGAGGGCAGGCCTTCCTTACCATCTGTTCGTGCTGGAGCATATGGCGCAGACGAAGCTCGCCCAAGTGCTTGTCCACAACGCCCAGGTCCGAAGAGTCGCCGGATTCGGAACAAGTCCGGAAGTGGGAGACACGGTATTCAGCAGAATCTTTGAAGCGGCCGGCTTGAAGGATTGGGAGGTCATGATTACCGCTTTCCGCTATAACCCTTACGCCATGGAAGGGGTCAAAACCATCTCCTTCGAGCTGGCCGAGCAGCTGCAGAACGTGCCTACCCAGGTCTATACCGCTGCGGGGGGAGCGGGACTTTTTGTGGGCGTATGGAAAGGCTTTGAGGAGTTGTTCCGGCATGGCCTTCTCTCCGCCAAGCCCCATATGGTCGCCGTCCAGTCGGCCGGCTGCTCGAACCTTGTAAGGGCTTACGAAGCGGGCGCGGAGCAGCCGGCGCCCGGGGCCTCCACCTCCCAAATTTCCGGGCTGCAGGTGCCGAATCCTCCTGACGGCAAGGTTGCCCTATCGCTTATGAAGAAGGGCGACGGTTCCTCTCTTGCGGTGGAAGATGAAGCGATATGGGAAGTGCAGCGGCAGCTGGCGGAAGAGGAAGGAATCTTCTGCGAGCCGGCAGGCGCGGTTTCCGTCGCCGGAATGATGAAAGCTCTGCAGGGGAAGGAGGGGAACCGTTCGCAGCGGGTCGTCTGTGTCATCAGCGGGGCCGGCTTTAAAGACAGTGCCAGACTGTCGGCCATGACCGCCGATAAACCGGTTCCCCTGCTTCCGGCCGACGGACTGGACATTTAA
- a CDS encoding Gfo/Idh/MocA family protein, which yields MTTISIGLIGLGRFAALHGRIWRQLPHVRVAAICDRDPQRFEAFKEWFPEANSYTDWQEMLSREKLDAVDVLTPEHLHAEPVLASLQAGAHVFVEKPLAHTPEEAMRLVHAAASYDRHLMVGHVLRFDARYAAVKSELEEGRYGPIRSIYAKRNNGKRFFPIYNRIHPVFILGIHDIDLMHWYMEDRVREVMAIGTNGTEDTGAPTDLSWAMLTFRHGGIGILENHWLLPDGAPSFADIRMEIAASHGSLVIQEPDYGVLRTDNAKTEGLSLHNGFDLHGQTRGPLAAELEHFIECVKTGTPSNLLRPLDALHAVQVAWAIQESAKLGKSVRLEPLEGPVPGP from the coding sequence ATGACCACGATTTCCATAGGCCTCATCGGGCTGGGCCGCTTTGCCGCCCTGCATGGCCGCATCTGGCGCCAGCTGCCCCATGTTCGGGTTGCCGCCATTTGCGATAGAGATCCGCAGCGCTTCGAGGCTTTCAAGGAGTGGTTCCCGGAAGCCAACAGCTACACGGATTGGCAGGAGATGCTGAGCCGGGAGAAGCTCGATGCGGTGGATGTGCTGACCCCGGAGCATCTGCATGCCGAGCCGGTCCTCGCTTCCCTGCAGGCAGGAGCTCACGTCTTTGTTGAGAAGCCGTTGGCTCACACTCCCGAAGAAGCGATGAGGCTTGTTCACGCAGCGGCTTCTTATGACCGTCACCTGATGGTCGGGCATGTGCTGCGATTCGATGCCCGCTACGCGGCGGTGAAATCCGAGCTGGAGGAAGGCCGCTATGGTCCGATCCGGTCCATCTATGCCAAGCGCAACAATGGAAAGAGGTTTTTTCCGATCTACAACCGGATTCATCCGGTCTTCATTCTGGGCATTCATGACATCGACCTGATGCATTGGTATATGGAGGACCGGGTGCGGGAAGTGATGGCGATCGGCACCAACGGGACGGAGGATACCGGCGCTCCCACCGACCTCAGCTGGGCGATGCTGACCTTCCGCCATGGAGGGATCGGTATTCTGGAGAACCACTGGCTGCTGCCGGACGGAGCCCCGTCATTTGCGGATATCCGGATGGAGATTGCCGCCTCCCACGGCTCCCTTGTCATCCAAGAGCCGGATTATGGCGTCCTGAGGACGGACAATGCCAAGACAGAGGGGCTCTCGCTGCATAACGGGTTCGATCTTCACGGACAGACCCGCGGTCCGCTGGCGGCCGAGCTGGAACACTTCATCGAGTGTGTAAAGACCGGGACCCCATCCAACCTGCTGCGCCCCCTCGATGCCTTGCATGCCGTTCAGGTAGCCTGGGCCATTCAAGAGTCCGCCAAGCTGGGGAAATCGGTCCGCCTCGAGCCGCTGGAAGGCCCGGTCCCGGGACCATGA
- a CDS encoding MBL fold metallo-hydrolase: MKLTEQVYVVGGGDLGYRISSPFDCNVFLLDGGGEYVMIDAGSGINPGTIEANLIADGIPPEKIRALILTHAHADHAGGAAYWKERCGAAILAGALTSDILASGDEERISLPDARKAGVYPPEYRFEACTIDRVLKEGDLIPVGSLSLQIMAAPGHSADMMAFYCPELQALFGGDAVFEGGKLAVLTTYDFSLEEYRRTIADMAKLSVGQLFPGHGPAVLQEAQESVQLAQRRFERGEPPISIV; the protein is encoded by the coding sequence ATGAAGCTTACCGAACAAGTGTATGTCGTGGGCGGAGGGGACTTGGGCTACCGGATCAGCAGTCCGTTCGACTGCAATGTGTTCCTTCTCGACGGGGGCGGCGAGTATGTCATGATCGATGCGGGGTCGGGGATAAATCCCGGAACCATTGAGGCTAACCTCATAGCCGACGGAATTCCGCCCGAGAAGATCCGGGCTCTGATCCTAACCCATGCCCATGCCGATCATGCCGGAGGAGCCGCCTATTGGAAGGAGCGCTGCGGGGCCGCCATCTTGGCCGGAGCGCTAACCTCCGACATCCTGGCAAGCGGGGACGAGGAGAGGATCTCCCTCCCTGACGCGAGAAAGGCGGGGGTTTATCCTCCGGAGTATCGGTTTGAGGCTTGTACAATAGACAGAGTTCTGAAAGAGGGCGACCTTATCCCTGTAGGGAGCCTCTCTCTTCAGATCATGGCGGCACCCGGCCACAGCGCCGATATGATGGCCTTCTACTGCCCGGAGCTTCAAGCTCTTTTTGGCGGGGATGCCGTTTTCGAGGGAGGTAAGCTTGCCGTCCTGACTACCTATGACTTCTCGCTTGAGGAATACCGGAGGACGATAGCCGATATGGCTAAGCTTTCAGTCGGACAATTGTTCCCTGGGCACGGACCCGCTGTTCTGCAAGAGGCTCAAGAATCGGTTCAGCTGGCACAGCGGCGATTTGAACGGGGAGAACCGCCGATTAGTATTGTGTGA
- a CDS encoding succinylglutamate desuccinylase/aspartoacylase family protein codes for MTDPIIQKQEEEVWGDCLPGQKISSSLKLPGDSGESLSLPVLQLAGPAEGPCLLVFAGIHGDEYEGMETILRLYAQLSPDDIRGRLIMVPAANPYAYRGGTRITPEDGMNLARAFPGDPNGSLTERLAFELHHRFLTRADFLLDLHSGGTHYAVATLAGYYHADSELGRRSRAAAEAFGTGLLWGHTDIAGGRSISSAQSLGIPWLYTEAYGGQRIRPEDSEAFFTGTLRLMRHLGMLTGPERWKLDKEPVPIKTIYGDGNFDASVVSETDGFFIPAVPLGSEVTCGDMIGAIVSLTGAERQEVRAYADGYLVMMVGTPKVERGQPLYLLASLKP; via the coding sequence ATGACCGATCCCATCATACAGAAGCAAGAGGAAGAGGTATGGGGGGATTGTCTTCCCGGCCAGAAAATTTCTTCTTCTTTGAAGCTCCCGGGCGATTCGGGAGAGTCCCTTTCCCTTCCGGTTCTTCAGCTGGCGGGACCGGCCGAAGGCCCTTGTCTCCTGGTGTTCGCAGGCATACATGGAGACGAGTACGAAGGAATGGAAACGATTCTGCGTCTCTACGCCCAATTGTCGCCGGACGATATCCGGGGAAGGCTGATCATGGTACCAGCCGCTAATCCGTATGCCTATCGCGGCGGAACCCGAATCACCCCGGAGGACGGGATGAACTTGGCTCGTGCTTTTCCGGGCGACCCCAACGGTTCCTTGACGGAAAGGCTGGCGTTCGAGCTGCACCACCGGTTCCTGACCCGAGCAGATTTCCTGCTGGATCTGCACAGCGGGGGGACCCATTATGCCGTGGCGACCTTGGCCGGATACTATCATGCGGATTCCGAGCTTGGCCGCCGGTCCCGTGCCGCAGCCGAAGCCTTCGGAACCGGTCTGCTGTGGGGGCACACCGACATTGCCGGGGGCCGGAGCATTTCCTCCGCCCAGTCTCTAGGCATTCCCTGGCTGTACACCGAGGCTTACGGAGGACAGCGAATCCGCCCGGAGGATTCGGAAGCATTCTTTACGGGGACGCTTCGGCTCATGCGCCACCTGGGCATGCTTACCGGCCCGGAGCGCTGGAAGCTGGATAAGGAGCCGGTTCCCATTAAAACCATTTATGGGGACGGCAATTTTGATGCTTCCGTTGTTTCGGAGACGGATGGATTTTTTATTCCTGCGGTGCCGCTTGGGTCTGAGGTTACCTGCGGGGATATGATCGGGGCCATTGTCAGCTTAACGGGCGCCGAGAGGCAGGAGGTTCGCGCTTATGCCGACGGGTACCTTGTGATGATGGTGGGAACCCCGAAGGTGGAGCGGGGACAACCGTTATATTTGCTAGCTTCATTGAAGCCGTAA
- a CDS encoding carbohydrate ABC transporter permease: protein MRLAKWGSDLLLYALAIFFLFPLYWMITGSFKSQSITIKMPPELIPYQPVLTNYKSLMKSSAVFDWLINSVLVAGLATVFTCLIATMAGYALTKKRFAGRGLIFGAIIATMMVPRQLGLVPMFILMRDLHLVNHLASVILPTLALPFGVFLMRQFSLTVPNELLEAGRMDGCSEIGLFTRIFLPYVQPGIGALAIFIFSFSWNDYLWQLVMLSDTHKMTINVGISTLISEFNANYGMQMAGATLGFIPVLAMFLMFQKYFVRGITVGGVKG, encoded by the coding sequence ATGAGACTGGCGAAATGGGGTTCCGACCTCCTTCTTTACGCATTGGCTATCTTTTTCTTATTTCCGCTGTATTGGATGATAACCGGCTCGTTCAAGAGCCAGTCGATTACCATCAAAATGCCGCCGGAGTTAATCCCGTATCAGCCGGTCTTAACGAACTACAAGTCTCTGATGAAGAGCAGCGCCGTCTTCGATTGGCTGATCAACAGCGTGCTGGTGGCCGGTCTCGCGACAGTCTTTACCTGCCTGATCGCCACGATGGCCGGCTACGCCTTGACCAAGAAGCGGTTTGCCGGAAGAGGCCTTATCTTTGGGGCGATTATCGCAACCATGATGGTTCCCCGGCAGCTCGGGCTGGTGCCCATGTTCATTCTGATGAGAGACCTGCATCTCGTTAATCATTTGGCAAGCGTCATTCTGCCAACACTCGCGCTTCCCTTCGGGGTGTTTCTGATGAGGCAGTTCAGCCTTACCGTCCCGAACGAGCTTCTGGAAGCCGGGCGGATGGACGGCTGTTCCGAAATCGGATTGTTTACAAGAATTTTCCTTCCCTACGTGCAGCCGGGCATCGGGGCGCTGGCGATCTTCATTTTCTCCTTCTCCTGGAACGATTATCTCTGGCAGCTGGTTATGCTGAGCGACACCCACAAGATGACGATCAATGTCGGCATCTCGACCTTGATCAGCGAGTTCAATGCCAATTACGGGATGCAGATGGCGGGGGCGACCCTCGGGTTTATCCCTGTTCTGGCCATGTTCCTGATGTTCCAAAAATACTTTGTGAGGGGAATTACCGTGGGAGGCGTAAAGGGCTGA
- a CDS encoding Gfo/Idh/MocA family protein, producing the protein MEKIGFGVVGCGFFGGEFARILQEMEEAKVTAVLGGSGPSAREVAEQVGCELEEGLEKLVSRSDVHAVVVASPNHRHKEAVLAAAHHGKHVFCEKPAALSLEDAREMVLACREAKVQLMVGHILHFFRGIEQVKSWIRSGAIGRPLVCHAERTGWEQKQEGVSWKKRQDEAGGHLFHHIHELDLVVALMGTVSSVGMMAGNLAHTGEGFGDEDDVLLVSLSFAGGGFGTLQYGSGFQWGEHYIKINGSEGAIKIDFRNSVVEWRAGGVTQAVIGLHGDPDEDAERVRLYRMLDGGVIYGDPQKRPPAFLRTPMRREMQAFCRAIQGKPMQEDKKLLFDGTAALRSVAAASAALQARDRQQIVRLDSVLKDLP; encoded by the coding sequence ATGGAGAAAATCGGCTTCGGAGTGGTCGGCTGCGGCTTTTTTGGCGGGGAGTTCGCGAGAATTCTTCAGGAAATGGAGGAGGCTAAGGTAACAGCCGTTCTGGGAGGGAGCGGACCAAGCGCCAGGGAAGTGGCGGAACAGGTTGGCTGCGAGCTGGAGGAGGGGCTGGAGAAGCTGGTCAGCCGGAGCGACGTTCACGCTGTCGTGGTGGCCAGTCCGAATCATCGGCACAAGGAAGCCGTTCTGGCGGCCGCGCATCACGGCAAGCATGTCTTCTGCGAGAAGCCGGCCGCCTTGAGCCTGGAGGATGCCCGTGAGATGGTGCTGGCTTGCCGGGAGGCCAAGGTCCAGCTGATGGTCGGCCATATTCTTCATTTTTTCCGTGGAATCGAACAAGTCAAGAGCTGGATCCGCTCGGGTGCCATAGGCCGGCCCCTCGTCTGTCATGCGGAGCGGACGGGCTGGGAGCAGAAGCAGGAAGGGGTGAGCTGGAAGAAGAGGCAGGACGAAGCGGGAGGGCACCTGTTTCATCATATTCATGAGCTGGATCTCGTGGTGGCGCTGATGGGGACCGTTTCCTCCGTGGGAATGATGGCGGGGAATTTGGCGCATACCGGCGAGGGATTTGGCGATGAAGACGATGTGCTGCTTGTCAGCCTGTCCTTTGCCGGAGGGGGCTTCGGCACGCTGCAGTACGGCTCGGGCTTTCAATGGGGGGAGCATTATATCAAGATCAACGGCTCCGAAGGAGCGATCAAGATAGACTTCCGGAATTCGGTCGTCGAATGGCGGGCGGGTGGCGTGACCCAAGCGGTTATCGGGCTGCACGGGGATCCGGACGAGGATGCGGAGCGGGTCCGCTTGTATCGGATGCTGGATGGCGGCGTGATTTATGGGGATCCGCAGAAGCGTCCCCCGGCATTTCTGCGCACACCCATGCGGAGGGAGATGCAAGCCTTTTGCCGCGCCATTCAAGGGAAGCCTATGCAGGAGGATAAAAAGCTTCTGTTCGACGGAACAGCGGCCCTTCGTTCCGTAGCGGCGGCTTCGGCTGCTCTTCAAGCCAGAGACCGGCAGCAAATCGTCAGGCTGGACTCCGTGCTGAAAGATCTTCCTTAA
- a CDS encoding dihydrodipicolinate synthase family protein, translated as MKDGFYTALGTPVDDSGRLLASSLIKHVEDQLTANPSGLLVMGSMGIQPNIKDSEYAKVARTAVEAVKGACPVQVGVMDNSVVRVADRIRSLEGLPIDGVVATTPYYFPLTQSEVLAFFTHIADLSPYPVYLYDLPGVTKTKIAAATAIDLMKHPNIGGIKTGDLPTARVLSRAKEEIKPDFHILFSGLDVFDTAYAYGIRKNLDGMFSCTTALAGSMYRSLEQGDTRQASDDLDRILKLRDMFVEVGVFPGFTAAMNRLGFEGRFHADYTPSLSPEQEDKVRACLQTIGLIR; from the coding sequence ATGAAAGACGGATTTTATACGGCGCTTGGCACACCGGTTGACGACTCGGGCCGGCTTCTGGCCAGCAGCTTGATCAAGCACGTGGAGGATCAGCTGACCGCGAACCCTTCCGGGCTGCTAGTGATGGGTTCCATGGGGATTCAACCCAATATTAAAGACTCCGAATATGCGAAGGTGGCACGGACGGCGGTGGAAGCCGTGAAGGGGGCTTGCCCCGTTCAAGTGGGAGTAATGGACAATTCAGTGGTCCGGGTTGCGGATCGAATCCGCAGCCTGGAGGGGCTTCCGATCGACGGCGTGGTCGCGACCACCCCTTATTACTTCCCGCTTACCCAATCGGAAGTCCTTGCGTTTTTTACGCACATCGCCGACCTTTCGCCTTATCCGGTCTATTTGTACGACCTTCCGGGGGTGACGAAGACGAAGATCGCGGCGGCCACGGCGATAGATTTGATGAAGCATCCCAACATAGGGGGCATCAAGACGGGAGACCTGCCGACCGCCCGCGTGCTGAGCCGGGCGAAGGAAGAGATCAAACCGGATTTTCACATCCTGTTCAGCGGCTTGGATGTGTTCGATACCGCTTATGCTTACGGCATCCGCAAAAACCTGGACGGCATGTTCAGCTGCACGACGGCTTTGGCGGGAAGCATGTACAGAAGCCTGGAGCAGGGAGACACCCGGCAGGCCTCCGACGATCTGGACCGCATTCTGAAGCTTCGGGATATGTTCGTGGAGGTGGGGGTGTTCCCGGGCTTTACGGCGGCGATGAATCGGCTTGGCTTCGAAGGCCGGTTTCACGCGGACTATACCCCATCCCTTTCGCCGGAGCAGGAGGATAAGGTCCGAGCGTGCCTGCAGACGATCGGCCTGATCCGTTAG
- a CDS encoding FadR/GntR family transcriptional regulator yields the protein MDKPEKVNLSHLVTERIKSFILDRELKEGDKLPSEKQLVESLEVSRTVVREALKSLELLGIVKIKTGDGIYVDGLSLKPILDQMSFRWKQSETRMKELWATRRILELGAVEMAIKHYDLDLISQMEEWNEAFNRKIALQQVPSEEDLQFHRTLFKATGNHTYFEFSEVLTDFFINIRQLHFGSMEGMKLSLLEHRTIVKRIREKDMAGAKREMDRHLRPLRRYIDQ from the coding sequence GTGGATAAACCGGAAAAAGTAAACCTTTCCCACCTGGTAACCGAACGAATCAAAAGCTTTATTCTGGACCGGGAACTGAAAGAAGGAGATAAGCTCCCTTCGGAGAAACAGCTGGTCGAATCCCTTGAGGTAAGCCGCACCGTGGTAAGAGAAGCCCTTAAATCCCTGGAGCTGCTCGGTATCGTCAAAATCAAAACAGGTGACGGGATCTACGTGGACGGGTTGTCCTTGAAGCCGATCCTGGATCAAATGTCCTTCCGCTGGAAGCAAAGCGAAACCCGCATGAAAGAATTGTGGGCCACACGGCGCATTCTGGAGCTGGGGGCGGTAGAGATGGCGATCAAGCATTACGACCTGGACCTGATTAGTCAGATGGAAGAATGGAATGAAGCCTTTAACCGGAAAATCGCTCTGCAGCAGGTTCCCTCCGAAGAGGATCTTCAGTTCCACCGGACCCTGTTTAAAGCAACGGGCAACCATACCTACTTTGAGTTCTCGGAAGTGCTGACCGACTTTTTTATCAACATCCGGCAGCTGCATTTCGGCAGCATGGAAGGAATGAAGCTGTCCCTTCTGGAGCACCGGACTATCGTCAAGCGGATCCGGGAGAAAGATATGGCGGGGGCCAAGCGGGAAATGGACCGCCATTTGAGACCGCTGAGGCGTTATATAGACCAATAG
- a CDS encoding ABC transporter substrate-binding protein: protein MKRKMFLGMSMVLIAGMVTACSSQSNGSGAGSSSAPGSSAASSPKAENVELTWWTDSNADMQDIYKQYKADFEKANPNVKINIVAQPDDKIQERISIAVNTNALPDIQEGSIGWPLTYAKKGLLVPLDEIIQKNDFDPGVLNSLAVDKKSYMYPFNFTASAMMVNRDLFKAKNAENLLPKDMGTWTYDQFKEAAKAVNEPSKQIYGFGTYAGDIGGDQGHHMFLWGFGAKTWADDNMTAVLNSPQGAEGLEYLIKMVEEGLTPPGTAGLKAGQVINEMFLQGKVAMTFGSIGNFSAFNKAWNEGSAKKFDVDLVPYPSKDGKSSNTVLFGSSYWVWNTKNEAKIKWSKEFVKFVNTKENMSKLTKLPSIIVPLKSLAGSYDANSAQGKTLKLFQYAGNIGVAIPGYSETRAAFTPELQAAFTRKKTPQQALDAWVTKANEIVKNASK, encoded by the coding sequence ATGAAGCGGAAAATGTTTCTCGGGATGTCCATGGTATTGATTGCGGGGATGGTAACGGCTTGTTCCAGTCAGTCGAACGGTTCGGGCGCAGGCAGCTCAAGCGCTCCGGGCAGTTCGGCTGCGTCATCGCCTAAGGCCGAAAATGTGGAACTCACCTGGTGGACGGACAGCAACGCGGATATGCAGGACATCTACAAACAGTACAAAGCGGACTTCGAGAAAGCCAATCCTAATGTCAAAATCAACATCGTGGCCCAGCCGGATGACAAAATCCAGGAGCGGATCAGCATCGCGGTCAACACGAACGCTCTCCCCGACATTCAAGAGGGCAGCATTGGCTGGCCATTGACTTACGCCAAAAAAGGCCTGCTCGTCCCGCTGGACGAGATCATTCAGAAGAATGACTTTGATCCGGGCGTCCTTAACTCGCTCGCCGTGGATAAGAAGAGCTATATGTATCCCTTCAACTTCACCGCCTCGGCCATGATGGTCAACCGGGATTTGTTCAAGGCCAAAAACGCCGAAAATTTGCTCCCGAAAGACATGGGAACCTGGACCTACGACCAGTTTAAAGAAGCCGCCAAGGCGGTCAACGAGCCCTCCAAGCAAATTTATGGCTTCGGTACCTATGCCGGAGATATCGGAGGCGACCAGGGCCATCACATGTTTCTGTGGGGGTTCGGGGCCAAAACGTGGGCCGACGACAACATGACGGCTGTGCTGAACTCTCCGCAAGGAGCGGAAGGGCTGGAGTATCTGATCAAGATGGTGGAAGAAGGCTTAACCCCTCCCGGAACGGCGGGACTGAAGGCCGGTCAGGTCATCAACGAGATGTTCCTTCAGGGCAAGGTCGCCATGACGTTCGGCAGCATCGGGAATTTCTCGGCCTTTAACAAGGCATGGAACGAAGGCAGCGCCAAAAAATTCGATGTCGATCTGGTTCCTTATCCAAGCAAAGACGGAAAATCCTCGAACACGGTGCTTTTCGGCTCCAGCTATTGGGTGTGGAACACGAAGAACGAAGCCAAAATCAAATGGTCCAAGGAATTCGTCAAATTCGTCAACACGAAGGAGAACATGTCCAAGCTGACTAAGCTTCCTTCGATTATCGTTCCGCTCAAATCCCTGGCGGGAAGCTACGATGCCAACTCCGCTCAAGGCAAGACCTTGAAGCTGTTCCAATACGCGGGGAACATCGGGGTGGCAATTCCCGGTTATTCCGAAACTCGGGCTGCTTTCACGCCGGAGCTTCAGGCGGCGTTCACGCGCAAGAAAACCCCTCAGCAGGCGCTGGATGCGTGGGTAACCAAGGCGAATGAAATAGTCAAGAACGCATCGAAATAA
- a CDS encoding carbohydrate ABC transporter permease: MTSRLAKDYWGYFFIAPFLLVFLLFEIYPFVDALYLSLFDYGLGNKEWVGMANYVSLFKDEVFRRALLNTFLYVAGVVPVTLMFSILAASLIIHKSAAAASFFRASFYLPIIASQVILSTTWLWIYNPVNGIANYLLSLLNLGPVTWLSGSAATALVSVMIVVVTWSVGQPIILFLAALGNIPPSYYEAASIDGASVWTQFWRITLPLLKPTVLYVVITSTIGAFQTFVAVQLLTGGGPSYGTTTVMYLLYQTAFQFGKLGLACAMGVILASMIFIISIIQFRVLKTDVEY; encoded by the coding sequence ATGACGAGCCGGCTGGCGAAGGATTATTGGGGATATTTTTTCATCGCCCCGTTTCTGCTTGTGTTTCTCTTATTCGAAATCTATCCGTTTGTGGATGCCCTTTATTTGAGTCTTTTCGATTACGGTCTCGGGAACAAAGAATGGGTGGGGATGGCTAATTATGTATCCCTTTTCAAGGACGAGGTATTCCGCCGGGCGCTGCTCAACACCTTCCTGTATGTGGCAGGGGTGGTTCCCGTTACGTTGATGTTCTCGATCCTTGCCGCCAGTCTGATTATCCATAAATCGGCGGCCGCCGCCTCCTTCTTCCGGGCAAGCTTCTACCTGCCGATTATCGCCTCCCAGGTTATTCTGTCGACCACATGGCTGTGGATCTACAACCCCGTGAACGGGATTGCGAACTACCTGCTGTCCCTGCTGAATCTGGGACCGGTGACTTGGCTGTCCGGGTCGGCGGCAACCGCCTTGGTCTCCGTCATGATCGTGGTGGTGACATGGAGTGTCGGGCAGCCGATCATTCTGTTCCTCGCGGCACTAGGGAACATTCCTCCCTCTTATTATGAGGCGGCGTCCATTGACGGGGCTTCGGTGTGGACCCAATTTTGGCGGATTACCCTTCCGCTGCTGAAGCCGACCGTTCTCTATGTCGTTATTACAAGCACGATAGGGGCATTTCAGACGTTTGTAGCCGTTCAGCTGCTGACGGGCGGGGGGCCAAGCTACGGAACGACAACGGTCATGTACCTTCTCTACCAGACGGCGTTCCAGTTTGGGAAACTGGGATTGGCATGTGCCATGGGAGTCATTCTGGCTTCTATGATTTTCATCATTTCCATCATTCAGTTCCGGGTTCTGAAAACGGACGTTGAATACTGA
- a CDS encoding SDR family NAD(P)-dependent oxidoreductase, whose protein sequence is MNVMDMFKLDGQVAVVTGGSGLYGAHIAEALCEAAATVILASRSRENCERQARLFQERGFEAKGMELDLSDEGSIAAFAAIMEKEYGGVDILVNNSVSRTGLNDLEKTTPEGWQQAQQVNGLGVMLLNKAIIPMMRRRNKGNIINISSIQGILGPHFPVYAGTDMTSGIEYTYAKWGLVGMTKWLANFYGKDNIRVNCISPGGYNPVGTEKEIRSEPFLKQYIERTPLGRMAENDDIKGAVVYLASDASKYVTGHNLVLDGGWSNW, encoded by the coding sequence ATGAACGTGATGGATATGTTTAAGCTGGACGGGCAAGTAGCCGTTGTGACGGGCGGCTCCGGCTTGTATGGGGCCCATATTGCGGAGGCTTTATGCGAGGCTGCGGCAACGGTTATTTTGGCTTCCCGCAGCCGGGAGAATTGTGAGCGCCAAGCCCGTTTGTTTCAGGAGAGAGGCTTTGAAGCAAAAGGAATGGAGCTGGACCTGTCGGACGAAGGAAGCATTGCCGCATTTGCCGCCATTATGGAGAAGGAATACGGCGGGGTGGACATTCTTGTCAACAATTCCGTTTCGCGGACGGGACTGAATGATTTGGAGAAGACGACACCCGAAGGCTGGCAGCAGGCCCAGCAAGTGAACGGACTTGGCGTTATGCTTCTTAACAAAGCCATCATCCCGATGATGCGTCGGAGGAACAAGGGGAATATCATTAACATTTCTTCCATTCAGGGAATTTTGGGTCCTCATTTTCCTGTTTATGCCGGAACCGACATGACCAGCGGAATAGAATACACCTACGCCAAATGGGGACTGGTGGGGATGACCAAATGGCTCGCCAACTTCTACGGGAAGGACAACATCCGTGTCAACTGCATCAGTCCCGGCGGTTACAATCCGGTCGGCACGGAGAAGGAAATCCGTTCCGAGCCTTTTCTCAAGCAGTACATAGAACGCACGCCGCTTGGCCGGATGGCGGAGAACGACGATATTAAGGGCGCCGTCGTGTACCTTGCTTCCGACGCTTCCAAGTATGTGACCGGCCATAATCTCGTGCTGGATGGCGGATGGAGCAACTGGTAA